CCAAGGCGATCAACTGTTGCTGGTATTGCTGGCGACTGTGCCATACTTCCTCTGGCTGCCGATAGACAATGGGCAATTGCAGCATACAGCGATAAAAGTCCGGCTGTAGGGATTCTGGGTCAATTGCTGCTGCTTTGTGGCAACAATCCCATGCTTCTGGTAATTGACCGATCTGGTGATAGGCTTGTGCTAAAGCCAGATGGGTTTTGATACAGTTGGGTTCCACCTCCAGAGACCGCCGATACCAAGCAATGGCTAGGGCGCTGAGTTTGGGGTCTGGTGGATGCCGAAGAAAGGAAGCCGCTATGCGGTTGTATTCTGCTGCTTGGGCTGGTGGGTTGGGGTTAAGCAATATTAGTAATTCCTTACGCTATGGCAACAGTATTTCAATCTCCCTCAACACATCCTCCAAAATTGGAGCATTTGCAGAAACGATATTATCCTCGCTACCCTCATGCTTGTGATGGGGAAAGTTAGCTAAATTAAGCTTGTGATGATGTTCGGCATTATCATAGCGAAAAATCAGATGTTTTGAAGCATCCATATACTGGTACGAATACATATCGCGCTCTATGCCGTATTCAATATCTACATACTCGCGCCAGTGGAGAATCGAGCCATCCTTAAAAAGTATATTGCCACGAACAAAACCCTCATACTCAGTCCGCTTTTGGGAAAAGAACTCGAACGACTGCACTCCGGGATATCCTTCAATTGTGACGCGAATTTGCTGAAAATAATTCTCAATCGACAAACTCAATACCTTTCAATTGCTCTGCCTTTGCTCGCAAGCGCTTTAGCATCCGAGATTCGCCAATCCACTCATCAAAGTCAAAGGTATGCTGTAGCTCGTCGTTCTTGAAACGACGCAGAAACTCCTCAGTAGATTGCTGATACTTGGCCTCAAATTCCTGCAAGCGGTCTTCAGTTTGCCGAATTCCATCTGAGAGAGAACGCAATCGTTCTGCCATGGTTCTCTCTATGAATATCTTGAGCGCTTCTGGATCGCTACATCTAATCTTGAGTTCTGCCTTATCGCGTTTTTGTGCAACTACTCTATCGCTTGTTTCTAGCATCTGATTTACCTTCACTCCGCTCGAAAAACAATGGCTCTGATCGCAATTGGGGCCTAGAAACAGGGTCTAGAAACCCGGTTTCTTGAAGAAACCGGGTTTCTAATAGATCAAACCCTACTCAAGGGAGGTAATCCTGCATTAAGAAGGGACGGGTTGACATGCACCACTTTCAGCATTGGGTTGGAACGGACCGCTTTCTGTTTCTCGTACCGCAATTTTATTCAGCTCGGGGGCCAGCCAGATTTTTTTTGCCTGTTGCGGCTGGTTGTTTGGATCTGCATTCATAAGATTGAACTCCTTTCTCAGATTAAAGTGACGAAACTGATTAAATTCTAAAGCAATTGACGCAGGCTAGGGTAATCAACAGGACTTCTACATCCCGTTTCATTTCTTTGGTTTGGGATATCACCTCCTCTAACTTGTTTAAGTCTACATATTTAGCTGCTGGAAGATCGCCCTCCTTCCGGCAAAGCCGATCGCTCAAAACAGGTAGAGCTGCCGGCCATACGCGATCGAGGACGGCAAAAGCAGCAGCTTCTCGTTTAGAGCGGTTCCATTGTACTGCGGCTGGCAATATACCTTCAACGGCTCTACGCATCAAGGATCGTCCGCACCCCTGCTGTACGAACTGCTCTGGGGGCGTGCCAAGACAAAACTCCAGGATGCGTCGGTCGAGTAGGGGGTAAGAATAGAGCAGCCCCTGGCGATCGCCATTGACTGCCCAGGCTTCAATTCGTTTGGTCAAATGCCCGTTATTGAGCCAACGCCACTGATTTTCTTGAACTCCCGGACTCTCCTGCAAGGAGGGCCCACGCATTGACAAAACGGCATCTTCATGCTGCTGGGCAAAGCTGGGATTGATGCAGGTTATGGGGTAGCAACTGCTTCTACTGTTCCGGCCGTACCGCCAAGACCAGATCGCTTCGGGAATCAGGGGCAGTAAGACTTTCTTGTAGGCGACACGAGCATCTAATCTGAGAGCGTATAATAGGTTAGCGCCCTCCTGTTGGGACAAGCAACGAATTTCTCGATGCAGTTTCCTCCAACGTCCCCGCAAAAATAGCTCTGACCAAAAGCCCCAACCATGACCCGTAATCGCTTCGTCTCCACCCCAGCCCGAAAGCATGATGCGAACGTCATCTTGGGCGGCTTGCTTCTGGACGAGTTGTTCGCGAAACATCATCTCTGCTGGGTCGCGGCTGAAGTCTCGCATATAAGTTCTGACCACATCCTCCACCTTTAAGTCGATATATTGGCATTCAATGCCTTCTTGCTGACAAACGGCCTGGATTAACCGGCGCTCGTCATCGGGGCATTCACCTGTAGCTGGGGGCGGCGGAGACCAGGAATAGGCGGTGGGGGTTTTACCTTGCTGGCGGAGCAATTGGGCGGCGATCGCCGTTACACTAGAGGAATCTAACCCACCACTGAGGTGGCAGCCTACCGGGAAAGGGGTGCGAATGCGGCACTGCACCGCCTCCAAAAGTAACTCGCGCAACTGCTCTGCATAAGCTTCATCCGAGGGAAGACGCACTTCTCTTACATTATTGAGAGACCAGTATTGAGTCAGTTGGCTACTCTTTGCCGTCACCGTCAATTGATGAGCTGGCGGCAATTTGACAATATCGGCCAAAAACGTCTGGCGTTTTTCGGGAAAATAGGTGTCTTCCTGCAAATAAGCGGCTAGTAAAGGTTCGTTGGGGCGGTGCGGAACCTCCGAGCGAGCCAGCACCCCCTCAATATCGGAAGCAAAGATAAAGCTGCGATCGTTTTCGTAGTAATAAAATGGCTTAAAGCCCATATGGTCTCGACCGCAAAAAAGGATCTGCTCTTTTCGATCCCAGAGGGCAAAAGCAAATTCGCCGATGAGCCGACTTACACAGTCTTGCCCCCATTTTTCGTAAGCCAATAAAATTAGAATACTGTCGGGCATAGTTCGACCCTCGGCAGGTGGCACGTTTAGCGCTGCCAATAGTTCCTGCCGATTATCGATGCGGGCATCGGCGGTCATCACCCAATTGGGATTCTGCCGATGGGCAATAGGCAATTTTTCGTGGAGAGATTCGGGAGTGGAGTGTAACATCAAATGACCCAACCCGACGGAATTTTCACACCAAGAACCTTGACCATCTTTACCCCAAGCTGCCATAGCTCTTCGCATCGGCTCGATGGTCTCTGGGGTGACTGCTGTACCGTCTTTATAAAAAATGCCGTAGATTCCGCTCAATGTTTGCCATCTCCCAAGAAATTAATGAGTTGTACAACGGGAAATGCCCTCTCCCTACATCCCTCTCCCACGGGAGAGGGACTTCTGCTTAAAAAGGGGGATTTAGAGAGCTGAAGTGTTGGATAATGAAGTATAAATAGTATAAGGTTTGACACAGCCCTAGCTACCGAAAAAAGAAATAACCTTAAATTGAGATTCAATTGCGCCACCAGTGATAATTTCTTGGCCGACTCTGAGCCACGCATGGGCTTCGAGTTTATCGGCATTTTTTTTCAGACCCAGATAGAGGGTGCTGGCAATCTTGCGCCGCCGCAACATGATCTTAGCGGCGATCGCCTGTGCCAAACAGTTGCTGCGCCAGGGGGTATAGCGGCTGCTGGTGGCGATCGCCCAAGCGATCTGCTCAACTACTGCCTGTTCTGCTGGCTGAATGCCGTCTTCTGAGGTTTCTTGGTTGAGACCCCCCAAATAGGGCGCGATCCACCGAAAAGGAAAAAGCAGCACGCAGCCTCGCGCTAAACCGAGCCAGAGAAACGCTTCTAGGAAAGCCATTTTTCTGTGGCTCGGTTGTTGCCAAAATAGAGCGGCTTTATTCTGCAATAATGCGAACCAGTTTTTCATCGATGATCTTCTGGATAAAAGGCAACACATCTTGCTGACAGGTTCGAGCGTCTACGTCAAACTCCTCTTGCAGCAGGCCGCAGAGTTCGGCCACACTCAAAGGTTGCTCCAGTAGCTCCCAGATGCGCGTGCCGACTGGGTTCGTACCGTAGTAGCTATCGCTCTCTATGTTCATCATCACCAGTTCGTCCTCCAGATTGGAGGCCAAAATATCTGGGTTGCGAACGAGTTTTTGAGTCAGAGTAATGGTTTGATTCGATCCCATAAAAAACACCTTATTTTTATTCAAACTCCAGAGAAACCCGGTTTCTTTGAGAAACCGGGTTTCTAGCGTTTATAGCCATATCTTCTTCCAGACATTCGATCACTTGGCCGAGGGAAAAATAGCTTTGTGGTCGAACCACCCGTTTTACCTTCCTAGAGCCGAGGACTTGAGAAATTTGTTGGAAAACGTTTTCTCTCACGCCCAGACCTTTAATAAATTCTACTCGGAATACATTCTTCATCAATGCCTCAAACTGTTCCACTTTGGTTAAAGAGGTGACTGAAACCGTGGACACATCAGCAGGGTTGAGCCAATAGATACGGTACAATTTGCTGGGATGGCTGGCCAGCAACTCTGGCAAATATTTCGTATATTTGTCTTCTTTGTGCCACACCCGTTGCATGGTCTGGCGATCGTAGTCGAGCTGTTGTAAGGTATCGTTCCACAAGCGAATTTGAGCCAAAGCAGGACAAACTTGCGGCCCTTGGTCTGGAGAACAGTCGATCGCACACAAGTCATCGGCTAACATCTGATAACCGGTTTTTAGGAATCCAGCCGCTAAGGTTGATTTGCCTGCACCCGAACGACCCAGAAATATAATAGCACCGCGATCGCTCTCAACAGCGCTGGCATGGAGGATTAAACGACCGCGTTGGTGCAGCAAGGAGCCGAAACCTTGGGAGAAAAGATAGAGACGTATGAGTTCTTCAGGACAACCGGCAGCAGGATCGATGATAATCTCTTTGCCATCAAGCACCAAATATTTGGCAATCTCATCCACTTTTAGCAGATAAGCTCCTGGTTTGATTTGACTGAACCAGTCCTCATAGACCGGTTCTATGAGGCGATCGCTGACAGGGCCAACAGAAATGCGGACATCAAAATCGGAGTCATTGCCAGAGTAGGGGCGCAATTCAGGACAGACTAGCTCAGAGGCAATATTCAAGCCACAAACCGTATATCGATAGAGAGTGTTCGATTCTTTCATAGCAATCCGCTTGTTGAATGTGATGGCTTAGAAAACCGGTTTTTTGAAAAAACGGGGTTTCTTGCTCCGGCAATATCTGCGCTATCCATTTTTACCTAACCTCTCCATTTTCTCCAACAACGGGGCGATCGCGGTCAATTTTGGCCCAATCGATAAGATAGATAAACCGCTCAGATATACTGGTTTAGAGATACAGCAGTTTTCGCTGTTATGGTGTACAGTCTTAACGGCTCAAAGCCATGTACCACAACCCTATTCCCTATTCCCTAGCGCGAAGCGCTATATCCGTCTCGGTCACCCATTCAAGTCCCTGTTCAATTATTCCCCATTTTGAAAGATAAACTGCAACTGCTCAAAAATCTGAAAAGAGCGATCGGTCTAGTGTGGCAGAGTACACCATTTTGGACATCTTGTACGATTATTCTCGTGTTTTTACAAGGTGTATTACCCTTAGCCTCCCTGTATTTAATGAAGTTACTCATCGATACAGTGACTGCGGGGATTGGCAATGGCATGTCGGCCTTTTATGATGTCCTGAAGATCGTTCTTCTGGTGGGAATAACGGCACTCATCACCAATCTTTTACGGTCTTTATCGGGATATGCTACCCAAGCTCAATCCCAGATTGTTACCGATTTTGTCAATGATATTTTACACAGTAAATCCGTTGAACTTGACTTAGAATATTACGAAAACGCTAATTTCTATAATTCCCTGCACCGCGCTCAACAAGAAGCCAGCTATCGACCGCAAAACTTACTGAATAATTTGCTACAGTTGGCTCAAAATGCGATTTCTCTGGTGGCGATCGCCGGATTACTGCTTTCCCTCCATTGGTCAATTAGTATCGTCTTATTAGCCGCAGCACTTCCAGTCTTATTCGTTCGCTTACAGCAGAGCAAAATACTCTATCGACAGCAAAAAACTTGGACAGCAAAAGAACGTATGGCCTGGTACTTTCACTGGATGCTGACCATCGAAAGTTATGCCAAGGAAGTCCGGCTATTCGATCTCGGAGCTTTGTTCCGAAGACGCTACCATAACCTACGACAGGACATTCGTCAAGAAAAGTTAGCTCTGGCTCGAAAACGGGCGATCGCCGATTTTTTAACTCAACTCAGTGGAATTCTCGCTCTTTTTGCCGTATTTAGCCTTATTGCCTATCAAACCATTCAAGGACAGATCACCCTAGGAAGTTTGGTGATGTATTATCAAGGTTTTCAACGGGGACAGGCATTTTTAGGCCAACTTCTGTCTAGTTTTGCCGGTTTATACGAAAATAGTTTATTTCTTTCCCATCTTTACGAATTCCTAGACTTAAAACCCACGATTGCTAATCCGATCTATCCCCAATGGGTTCCCCAACCCATCAAACAGAGCTTGAAATTTGAAAATGTTTCTTTTCAATATCCCCATAGCAGTCGTCCCTTACTCCAAAACATTAATCTCACCATTCCCGCAGGAGAAACAGTCGCCTTAGTCGGAGAAAATGGAGCCGGAAAAACCACCCTAATTAAATTATTATGTCGCCTCTACGATCCGACTTACGGACGAATTACCATTGATGGCATTGACTTACGGGAATTCAATGTTGTAGATTGGCGACGACAAATTAGTGTGGTATTTCAAGATTATGTCCGCTACAGTTTAACCGTTCGAGAAAATATTGGTTTGGGAAATATTGCCCACATGGACAATC
This sequence is a window from Roseofilum capinflatum BLCC-M114. Protein-coding genes within it:
- a CDS encoding toxin-antitoxin system TumE family protein, with the translated sequence MSIENYFQQIRVTIEGYPGVQSFEFFSQKRTEYEGFVRGNILFKDGSILHWREYVDIEYGIERDMYSYQYMDASKHLIFRYDNAEHHHKLNLANFPHHKHEGSEDNIVSANAPILEDVLREIEILLP
- a CDS encoding asparagine synthase-related protein, translating into MSGIYGIFYKDGTAVTPETIEPMRRAMAAWGKDGQGSWCENSVGLGHLMLHSTPESLHEKLPIAHRQNPNWVMTADARIDNRQELLAALNVPPAEGRTMPDSILILLAYEKWGQDCVSRLIGEFAFALWDRKEQILFCGRDHMGFKPFYYYENDRSFIFASDIEGVLARSEVPHRPNEPLLAAYLQEDTYFPEKRQTFLADIVKLPPAHQLTVTAKSSQLTQYWSLNNVREVRLPSDEAYAEQLRELLLEAVQCRIRTPFPVGCHLSGGLDSSSVTAIAAQLLRQQGKTPTAYSWSPPPPATGECPDDERRLIQAVCQQEGIECQYIDLKVEDVVRTYMRDFSRDPAEMMFREQLVQKQAAQDDVRIMLSGWGGDEAITGHGWGFWSELFLRGRWRKLHREIRCLSQQEGANLLYALRLDARVAYKKVLLPLIPEAIWSWRYGRNSRSSCYPITCINPSFAQQHEDAVLSMRGPSLQESPGVQENQWRWLNNGHLTKRIEAWAVNGDRQGLLYSYPLLDRRILEFCLGTPPEQFVQQGCGRSLMRRAVEGILPAAVQWNRSKREAAAFAVLDRVWPAALPVLSDRLCRKEGDLPAAKYVDLNKLEEVISQTKEMKRDVEVLLITLACVNCFRI
- a CDS encoding lasso peptide biosynthesis B2 protein, which translates into the protein MKNWFALLQNKAALFWQQPSHRKMAFLEAFLWLGLARGCVLLFPFRWIAPYLGGLNQETSEDGIQPAEQAVVEQIAWAIATSSRYTPWRSNCLAQAIAAKIMLRRRKIASTLYLGLKKNADKLEAHAWLRVGQEIITGGAIESQFKVISFFGS
- a CDS encoding PqqD family peptide modification chaperone — encoded protein: MGSNQTITLTQKLVRNPDILASNLEDELVMMNIESDSYYGTNPVGTRIWELLEQPLSVAELCGLLQEEFDVDARTCQQDVLPFIQKIIDEKLVRIIAE
- a CDS encoding ABC transporter ATP-binding protein, with the protein product MKDKLQLLKNLKRAIGLVWQSTPFWTSCTIILVFLQGVLPLASLYLMKLLIDTVTAGIGNGMSAFYDVLKIVLLVGITALITNLLRSLSGYATQAQSQIVTDFVNDILHSKSVELDLEYYENANFYNSLHRAQQEASYRPQNLLNNLLQLAQNAISLVAIAGLLLSLHWSISIVLLAAALPVLFVRLQQSKILYRQQKTWTAKERMAWYFHWMLTIESYAKEVRLFDLGALFRRRYHNLRQDIRQEKLALARKRAIADFLTQLSGILALFAVFSLIAYQTIQGQITLGSLVMYYQGFQRGQAFLGQLLSSFAGLYENSLFLSHLYEFLDLKPTIANPIYPQWVPQPIKQSLKFENVSFQYPHSSRPLLQNINLTIPAGETVALVGENGAGKTTLIKLLCRLYDPTYGRITIDGIDLREFNVVDWRRQISVVFQDYVRYSLTVRENIGLGNIAHMDNHPDIIEAAQKSGAEKAISRLPKGYDTMLGTQFEEGEELSIGEWQKVAIARAFLRHAQLLILDEPTSALDPEAEYEVFEKFRQLIEGKTAILISHRLSTVKMVDRIFVLANGRIVETGCHEELLHLGGTYARLFSIQSKYYQ